In the Arachis ipaensis cultivar K30076 chromosome B10, Araip1.1, whole genome shotgun sequence genome, one interval contains:
- the LOC107621884 gene encoding uncharacterized protein DDB_G0292186-like produces MERGKVTNTSHHHNPKSPPTTTLPHNNNNNNSPHHLNKCQHHQTITPHNLHSNSALTIFNAQTYFKEVTTTTNTSSNNITRVSPVVATMNSQHKNNNNNAELSKTTMKTTKTTTELHNRPPRTAVSVSALSNNRFNKPKAAKNRASYCPNSKPAWLLRKCPCFCKTSVQVKQPTPNPKSKTPFTKIPPKSQSQPQPQPQQQQQKSVTISVTENSEELQPDMDTVLGKPTTEGFTFPSLAAATPTATSCHGKKQVLNVVHEEYPIPPRHSMEVFQPIITVDRERENNNNNNNRRRNLASPPSPLSRDADDASDASSDLFEIESFSLQAVAALLTCPQPVVTMAPTGSEVNNDDNNQTSAFDLSLVAGAGKSSGSEFLGAAAAEQQRQGAADNNSTKTAEDTTK; encoded by the coding sequence ATGGAAAGAGGAAAAGTGACCAACACCTCTCATCATCATAACCCAAAGTCACCACCCACCACTACCTTGCcacataataacaacaataataattcacCTCATCACCTTAACAAATGCCAACACCACCAAACTATTACACCTCATAATCTTCATTCAAACTCTGCACTCACCATTTTTAATGCTCAAACCTACTTCAAAGaagtcaccaccaccaccaacaccagtAGCAATAATATTACAAGAGTTTCTCCTGTTGTTGCTACCATGAATTCCCAAcacaagaataataataataatgcagaGCTCTCAAAGACAACCATGAAGACCACGAAGACGACGACGGAGCTTCATAATCGTCCACCGAGAACCGCGGTTTCTGTCTCCGCCTTGAGCAATAACCGTTTTAACAAACCGAAGGCGGCGAAAAACAGAGCTTCGTATTGTCCAAATTCAAAACCCGCATGGCTTTTACGAAAATGCCCCTGCTTCTGTAAAACGTCTGTGCAAGTTAAACAACCCACGCCAAATCCCAAATCCAAGACTCCATTTACCAAAATACCCCCAAAATCTCAATCTCAACCGCAACCGCAACCGCAACAGCAGCAACAGAAATCAGTTACGATTTCCGTAACAGAAAATTCCGAAGAATTGCAACCCGATATGGACACGGTTCTTGGAAAACCAACCACTGAAGGCTTCACTTTTCCTTCACTAGCAGCAGCAACACCAACCGCCACTTCCTGCCATGGCAAAAAGCAGGTTCTGAACGTAGTTCACGAGGAATATCCAATTCCGCCACGTCACTCGATGGAAGTTTTCCAACCAATAATAACCGTCGATAGAGaaagagaaaacaataataataataataatcgtcGTCGGAACTTGGCGTCGCCGCCGAGTCCATTGTCACGTGACGCCGACGACGCGAGCGATGCGAGTTCTGATCTTTTCGAGATCGAGAGCTTCTCCCTTCAAGCAGTAGCAGCACTCCTCACGTGTCCACAGCCGGTTGTCACCATGGCACCCACAGGTTCAGAGGTCAACAACGACGATAATAATCAAACTTCGGCCTTTGACTTGAGCTTGGTCGCCGGCGCCGGAAAGAGCAGCGGCTCTGAGTTTTTGGGCGCGGCGGCTGCAGAGCAACAGCGACAAGGGGCCGCAGATAATAACAGTACAAAGACTGCTGAGGATACTACAAAATGA